The Bacteroidales bacterium DNA segment CGGTAAGACAAGTCTATATCTTCGCCATACATGAAAAAAGTTTCGTCTAAAAGTCCAATTTTTTCCAAAACTTCTCTTCTGATGAACATAAAAGCTCCACTAAGTACGTCAACCTCGTGAATTTTGTTTTTGTCTAAATAAGACAAATGATATTTGCCAAACTTTTTAGACTTAGGAAACAGCTTCGATAAGCCAAAAATTTTGTAAAAAGAAACTTCAGGAGTAGGCAAACTCCGCTTTGATTCAGGTAAGAAATTTCCTTTTCCATCAAGCATTTTCACACCAACAGCACCTGCATCTGGAGTAGCATCCATAAAGTCTATGACTTTCCTGAATGTCATTTCTTCAACAACAGTATCTGGATTTAGCAACAAAACATATTCGCCAACACATTGCTTAATGGCTTGATTGTTTGCTTTTGAGAAACCTAAATTTTCTTTGTTTTCAATTAATTTAACTTGCGGAAATTTCTGTTTAAGCATCAACAATGAATTGTCAACGCTATTATTATCAACCACAAACACCTCTCCCTCAATGCCTTTTAAGCTTTTAAAAACAGAAATCAAGCATTGCTCAAGAAAATACTCAACATTATAATTTACAATAACTATGGATATTTTCATGATTTAAGTTAAAGAGTTTTTACAAAAAAGTTAGAACGGCAAATCATCTTCATTATTGTACAAATCCATATCGCTATTACTCTGCATCGAGCTTTGCGGTATGTCATTATATTGCACATCTTGTATGTTATCATTAAAACCCGCTCCAGATTTTGTAATTTTCCACGCTTTTACGCTTGTAAACCAGCGACCGTTATATTCGCGACTTTCAACATCAGCATCTACAACCACATCTTCGCCAGCCTTTACATTAAATTGCTCAATTCTATCGCCAAAAATCGTAATACATATTTTTCTAGGATACTGCCCTGGAACTTCTAAAATAAAATCTTGTCGCCTCCACTGACCGCCATTTGCACTTTGACCAGAAGCAATATCTAACACTTGAATAACTTTTCCTGCAAATTCCATTTTCTATGTTTTTAACAAAAGTAGTAAAAAAACAAGTTTCAAGCAATTTTAATAAAAATAAATTATTTGCTGCTTAATTTTTATTATCGCTGATATTACTATCCGCTTGCAACTTGTCAATTGCTTTTAATCGCTCTAATAGCGGCGGATGGCTATAATAAACAAAAACATAATTTTTATGCGGCGTTGGATTTGACAAATTATCTACATGCAGCTTTATCAAAGCAGATGAGAGAGCATCGGATTTTGTAGCAAGCACGGCAAATTTATCAGCTTCAAACTCATGTTTTCTTGAAATATTATTAATAAAAATTCCAATTAACATAGAAACTGGATTAAACAGCAATATAAAAATCAATAGCGAAGCATGCACAGAAGGCTGCATCCCGATAGCTTCAGCAAATTCAGAATGAGTTAAAAAAATATTCAGCAAATACATAATTAGCAAATAGTATATAACGCTAAATAAAAAACCAAGTGCAACATGTTTTTTCTTGTAATGCCCTATTTCATGAGCTAAAACTGCTACAATTTCTTCGCTACTATGTTTTTCTATAAGCGTGTCATATAGCACAATTCGTTTCTTTGGTCCAATGCCTGTAAAATACGCATTTGACTTGGTTGAGCGTTTGCTGGCATTTATCACATAAATATTTTTCAGATTAAAGCCATTTTCGCGGGAAAATTTTTCAATTTCATCTCTCAACTCACCTGCTTCCAAAGGCTTTTGCTTATTAAATAACGGCACAATAATATTGCTGTAAAACATTGTCATAATCAACGAAAAAACAACAATTACAAGCCAAGCTAATATCCAAAAATGTTCTGGATATGCATAATATATCTCAAAAACAAGCCAAAA contains these protein-coding regions:
- a CDS encoding DUF3127 domain-containing protein, yielding MEFAGKVIQVLDIASGQSANGGQWRRQDFILEVPGQYPRKICITIFGDRIEQFNVKAGEDVVVDADVESREYNGRWFTSVKAWKITKSGAGFNDNIQDVQYNDIPQSSMQSNSDMDLYNNEDDLPF
- a CDS encoding M48 family metallopeptidase, coding for MNWILTLIVCFLIAEAFVETWLSRLNIRSFAKQVPERISSVFTQEKLDIARNYYSDKSRLNNILTFFKLALILVLLFSGALDMIDNIAKDIFPNKIGHSFAFFAILLIGADILMIPFQWYSVFSIEQKYGFNKMTPLIFIADKIKSIIVSVLFGGIIFWLVFEIYYAYPEHFWILAWLVIVVFSLIMTMFYSNIIVPLFNKQKPLEAGELRDEIEKFSRENGFNLKNIYVINASKRSTKSNAYFTGIGPKKRIVLYDTLIEKHSSEEIVAVLAHEIGHYKKKHVALGFLFSVIYYLLIMYLLNIFLTHSEFAEAIGMQPSVHASLLIFILLFNPVSMLIGIFINNISRKHEFEADKFAVLATKSDALSSALIKLHVDNLSNPTPHKNYVFVYYSHPPLLERLKAIDKLQADSNISDNKN